The Columba livia isolate bColLiv1 breed racing homer chromosome 2, bColLiv1.pat.W.v2, whole genome shotgun sequence genome includes the window TATTTTACATCATACATAACAATCCTTTGATGTCTTTCGTCACAGTTTCTTTTGCTCTGTTAAGAGGTCTTCCTGTCCTCTTTACCTGAGCTAGCATTGATGGCTCTGCACCCCAGGGTCAGGTGGCAATGGGGCCTCTCCTGCCGCTGGGGCAGCACCCCACAAACCTCTCCCAGAGATGGGCTCCTCGGTCAGTCCTTtctcccaaaacacagcagaaggaCCCACAGCCACCGTCTCTTCCAGAGGCTGAAGGGTTGTGAGGTGAGAATGGAAGAGCAACACACTTTGTTTCCTCCATCTACTTGAAAACATTTGAATCAACATCTATGCAGAGGTGTGAGCACGGATCATGCACTGAGCCTGGCTGGGTTGTGCGTGCTCCCCTGGGAACCTCCCCTGGGATTCCTGCTCACAGAAGTCCTGCAAATGTGAACCAACGAGGCTGATGCTTGGGTCCGGCCCCACTGCTGGGCTGTGACATAGACAGGGGACCCTGGGCTTGGATGTATCTTCAGGTGCCTGAACCTTGTTATAGCTCCACCAACTTGTAGACATACAGGTAAAAAGTTTCATAGTCTCCAACACAATGAGAGTTCAGATTTTACCTTGCACCGAGTAGGACACCTTTTCTATTCAGAAAGTTATCGCCTGTAGAAAGGCCGCTGGTGCCCTGGTGTAGGTCTGACCTAAGTCTCAGTCTCAGCCTGCCATGACAGAGTTTACTTGCTGCATGTTACAAACTGGGCAGAAAGGCCAGTTCAGTCCATCTCTATATCTGATTAGGCAGCTCACAAGAGACCATCCTGCCACTCTCCATTAATATAAATTATTGCTTCCTAACTATAAAGCGAGTGGGAAAAATATTActagttttaaaatttattctcATGCttgccacattttttttccagggctgAACGAAGAATGTTATGAAAGTACGgcagtaaattatttttggtACAGGAAAACTTTGAACATAACACCTGATATCACTGAGAGTGGCACTTTACAGTGGTGGCTCATTTTGTGCTTAGCAGCTTGCTGGGCAATTGTCTATCTCTGCACTATCCGAGGAATTGAAACCACAGGAAAGGTATGGAAAGGACAGAGAAGCACGTTATCCCACATTCTGGATCTTGCACTCCAGTGTTTCCTCACCAAGGAAAAACCTTCCCCATTTACCACTCTAGGACCATTTCAGTGTGCTCCTTATCTAAGGCAGCAATGACAGTGGTACAAGGGGATCAAAATGACACCTCCCTCCTTTTCCATTACAAGTGCTTCTGCCCTGCCAGTGTCCCCTCACACAGTTTTAAGAGCAATTTTGTTACAAATAAGTTCCGCTTCTTTTAAAGATGGCAATATTCATGTGTAGCTGTTATATCTAATATTATTAGGATTACATCTTGCAGTAACTTAAATAGGATCTATTAGTGTTACTGTCAGTaactgtctgtctgtcttgtcCTACTTTAGGCAATTTACGTAACAGCAATATTTCCTTACCTGGTCCTAACTATATTCCTTATTCAAGGACTCACACTACCAGGAGCCACTGAAGGTCTAGCTTACCTCTTCACCCCCAACGTAAGTATTACTACTACAGTCAGAAgtactatttttcctttttctcccctcagatCTTGTACTGTATATTCATTTTCCAGCAACTCCTGATCTAGCTCCCTATCCAAAAGCTCAGctaagttcttttttcctcagacaAAGTGATATAGTATTTCAGCATACTTCAGCAAGAAATGAAGCACCAAAGTATTCAACAGATCAGTAATAAGCATACcagaaaatactggaaaattTAGTGTAAGTTTGTTATGGATGCCTCGGTCTTGAATGTGTAAGTAAAACTGATGCACTTCAACAGAATCATCTCTCTTTTACACACAATAAAGATGGGATTTCCCTGTCAAGGCTCCAGAATTTACACAACTAATCTTTTAAGAATTAACAAGGAAAACAACTGAGGAATTACACTGCAAAGTGTAAGGTTTTTTAGGGTTGAAGTTCATTGTCTCCTACTGTTCTTTCTCCATAGGTGATGTTTTCAGCCCCTTGTAGCTGCTCCTGAAAGTAAAACTGCTTATCAGAGAATATctttctcctatttttttttctcatcttctcaAGGGGACAGGAGTCCCAGATCCCTACATTAGCATCCCTACACTGGCTGTTTCAGCAGGATCTCTTTACACTATCCTTAGTGGCCTGACCTCATGCAAAATCAAATTGTTTCTCCAAGTGGTTTCTAGCAACCATAGGCTCCTCACAGCTCCACCTTCATGCCAAAAAGCTCTGTAAAGTGGTGAGTataaaggaagaagagcagCACCCACTGACAGATGGTTTCGGAGCATCCCATGCCTCCACAGCCACAGTGGTGCTCCTTGCTGCAGGAGCACTGGgtatttccctttccctccctccaaCAGCAACACAGGCATTAAGGACAACTTAATCCAAGAAGACCAGAGAATAGGTTACATGTCAGCCTAGAAAGGGACGAAAGCAAGAGGAAGCTCAGATGAGACTCCactgtcatagaatcacagaatagtttgagttggaagggaccttcaaagctcatctagtccaacccccctgaaatgagcagggacacctccaACGAGACCTGGTTGCTCAGAgacccatccagcctggcctggaatgtttccaggtgtTTCCACCAATGTTTCCACCtatctgggcaacctgtgccagtgttttaccaccctcattataaagaaattctttcctcatgtccatcctgaatctcccctcctttagtctAAAACCCCCACCCTGCAAGCCCAGTGGCTTTGAACACCGTCAGAGCTCAGAAAGGACAACCATGGTCTTTACAGGAGATCAGGACATGCACTTGCACTTTTGTGGGGCCCAGACAGGACAGTAAATGCTTGGTAAAGTGTTTCAATGAAGGAAGCATGTTAGACAACCAGAACAGCACTTGGCCTGTTGTCGTTTGGTCTCAGCCTGGCTGTCAGGTTTCTCTTGAAGAACTTGGACATCTTTGGAACTTATGATCATTGTGCAGTGAACTTAATGCAAAAACTGGATTTGTGTGTATTCACAAAGCCTGGAGGTATTGAAGCACTGAAGGGCAGCAGATCGTCATAAAAGAAGAGCTGGATGGTTTGTAGACCGGCAGCAGAAGTCAGGATGAAAATGCAACTGCAATCAACCTGTGGTTAATGATTAGTCACTTTGAGGATGGAGTTCCTGGGGACATTCCTGAAGGGCCATCTGAAGACGGTTTTGGCGATTAAACTACATTCTTATcaacaaacatggaaaaaatgatGCAGCAGCCTGGTAAGTGATATCTGCTATGGGTGTTGTTATTGCACAGAAAGTAAAACAGAGAGATTTCTTTGTTAAACAACTGTTATGGAGGATTTGGGCATTTCAAGGACTTAAAAAAGATAGTAAGAGTACAACTGCAAcatctctctcttccccttGCCCACAACTGCAGTACCAGCATTGccttttcttttagtttaatgAAAAGCTATTCCCACGACTGACATCAGTAAATCCAGGGGGGTTTCATATTACTTAactgtttgctgttttcttcttcttttcctgtctttttgaAGGAAGCTTGTGAAGTTTTAGCAAAATAAAGTAAGAGTTAGCTCACCTACTGCTTGTTTctgcttgctttaaaaatacaattaaattaaaaaaaataaaaatcaacctTTTTGACATTCTCCATTCATTGGAGGCAatcttttccatcttttttccaACTTTGCAGTGCAGCAGAAAGTGTAGTTTCTTTATAACAGCTGCCACATCCACGCTCTGGTAGCTGTTACACCTCActgttgtttttcaaaatctgtGAAAGTAATACTTAGTGCTAAAAGTCTCATCTTACCCAGTTTCAATTTCATAATTGCCcaactgaatttatttttttttttcaaaataaccaTTGTTTAAGTTCATTCACTTTCCAAGTCTGTATTTTAGTTCTCATTAATAAATATCACAAATAATAAATGCATGCATACAGATTTTAAGTATGGCAggctgtggttttattttcatgcagAAATTCATAGTCAGCTTTTTGCCATCTGACACACTTTCATGCCTTAAATTCTAGAATAAATAatgacaatttattttattgactTTCAGATATGGAGAAGTCAGATGATTTACTCATCCTCTCTAAATCCTGGGCTACCTGGAAAGTGAAGCTGCCAAGAATTCATAAAGATATTGAAGTTATGCTCACAGACACATAAAGGGAAAGCAGAAGTTGTACAAAGATGAAGCAACGTCAGAGCTGGAACAGAGAACTTTGGAAAggttcttgaaaaaaaaaataataataatcagaggaagaagaaaaggggtCCTATCAAGCATCATCAATGGCCTTTAAAGGGTTCAGCTTTTGAGGACCTGTGTGTCAGTTCAGGAATACAAATGTGTCCTTCTCCAGTGTCTCTCACATCTGAAAGAGCTTCAAGGATTGTAAACACCTGGAGGTTCTCTGGAAACGAGCAATTCCAAGGCCTTGGCTGGGCAACTGATGCCTGTCCCCAGAGGTCTGCAGCTACTTAATGAGCAGTGAAAAGagccaaaaagaagaaaaagaaggcagCACGGGCACTAGATCCTACATCACAGGGGcaatttgtaattttttcttctattttgcaGTTTAATTTTGCACCTGATATATTACTGTGAACAGACACTTGAAATTTGTTCAAGGTACCTCGTGTGCCCATATTGTTTCTGGCATTACGGAGAacaaaaatcatagaatcatagaatgccctgagttggaagggacccacaaggatcacagagtccaactcctgtccctgcatgtgacaaccccacagttcacaccatgtgtctgagggtgttgttcagtctcttcttgaacactgtcaggcttggggctgtgatacctccctggggagcctgaaaaaaaaagaaagcattacCTTAATGAACTGCTGCATTACTACTTGTTGGTCACTTGCTTATGAGTAAAGCAATAGCAATTTTTACACCAAAATTACATCATAGGcaacacagtattttttaattttctgatttaGGAAAGTTTCTGTCTGTGTTTCATGTGTTCAAGTAATCAAACATCTCACCACCCAGGGAGGAGCAATTgtgcttcctttcttcattactCCTGTGTGCTTTCATTAACATTCTGGTTGTATATCTTCATCTGCACATTTCTAGCTTCAGCACATTTTTTCTACTGAAGACACTCCTATGAAACCTATATGCCACattactgaaaatataaattaagaTTTAGATTCATAATGATTTGCTTAAGAAGAGATAATGACACTGCTATGGCATGCTTGCCTGTCCACTACTTCTTCAAGCTTGGGGGTTGATCAGTATCTTCTAGAGTCAATAAAAGAACTGCATCTAGCACCAAACTAAACTATCTCCAGAGTCATTTGCCAAAGTCCCAGTTAGAAAGCCAGGTAAGTAACAGCCACATCTATCAGCACTGACAATTTAATTGGCAGCACTTAAACTGCCAAGGCCACAATGAAAAAGTGCAATGTGAATGCTGAAGTTCTGCATTGCAACAGCAATCTAGTTCTGCACCTGCAGGAGGTCCTACCAATGAGCACTCCGGCACTGAAGAGTTTGATTATGAACTTCCAAAATAAACCTCTAGAAAGGCTTCCCCAAGGTGAAGCCTGGCAGCCAGTAATGGTTGCACATCTCTGCTTGCCTCACCATGTTGTACAAAATGTTACACCAGGTCTGCTGTGGTCAAAGCACCGGGACACCTGTGGAGAAAGCATCTGCAACAACGGCGTTCACTGCATCCCTCCACACTGAAGTCAGCCCACCATTCTCACTCTTCAAGCTCAGGCCAGCTTCAGAGAAACCCAAAATAATTACAtacttgtctctttttcctACAAATACTCCTAGTAGGATCATTCCTACAAATGATCGTAGTAATGTTCCGGGATCGACAGCACAGGCACGTAGACACAACACAGCAAACACACCATTTGTCCTGCATGACTGGGATGCAGAGTTGGCTCAGgctgatataaaaaaaaaacctgaaatactCTACAGACCCAGTcctgctgatttttaaaacactcaATTCTTAACTAATCCTGTTTCCTATTTCCCCTACTTGATAACGGATTGGAAAGTAATTCACCTAGTAGGGTGTGAATGTAACACACCACTTTATAGCTTCTGCAGGAAAATAATACTTGTTGAGCACATTTACACTGAgcattatttatgttttatgtttttcttttagactgattttaattccttcttagTGCggctatttaaaaatacatattattcTCTGTAATCCAACAATCACTGActtttcatttatctttctcTATCACATCACCCTTACATCAAAATTCAAATGTCGGTCTgtcaatttctcctttttctcttatttttcctatgtaacccttttattttttatttctgttttcacagtaCATTGAATTTAAGTCACTCTTTTTAATGAATATCCTATTTTGTCTGATTGGATTTCAagtctttttaaatttaagaaaatttgGAACTCTATGGAATCACTTTGTGTCCTAAAACAATAAAGGCTTAGTATTTGCTTAGACAGTTTTAGGAAGATGATACTACTAAACTGTAAGTTACCCAGTATGTGgattaacaaaaagaaatacattgagGAAAAATGCAATGCACTGTCCTCATTGTGTGCCTAGTGCCTACCAtttagaaacacatttttatcaTCAGACAGAAGAGGTGTACAATGAAAAAACATTCTATAATTACTACATACATTTAAACAGACCAAATTATGTCTTCAGAAACACCTGCTTTACTGACATATTTTGTACTAATTTCCATTTTTGGTGTATTTAGATGGCAACGCAACTCACAATTGCACTTGTGAAACAAGAGACGAGCTACAagaatggagagagaaaaacaatttttaattcAAGCCTAATACCTTGCATTTATTCCAATTATTTCAGCTGTACGCTCTGAAAAATCCTCGTGTATGGCTTGATGCAGCTACtcagattttcttctctctctctttggctTTTGGAGGGCTTATTGCATTCTCAAGCTACAATCCACCAAAGTAAGTAGAAGTACAACCTTTACAAGTGGGTTAAATTCTTGCTGCATTTCATGTAGTGTTCTAaaactttcaaaattatttccttggtATATGTCTAAAGGATCTTAACAGCTGCTGTCTTTCTAAAAGGCCAAGCAGATTTTCTAACAGGAAACGGCATAAAAAtagctgaagaaataaaatgtttgcagAAATACCTGAGAGAATGACAAATTAGAGATCTTTTATTTTACCAATTACAACAGATTCCTTTCTTACGCTCAGCAAGTACGTTCAATGTAGACTAACAACTTGTATAGCAGGCTAAGAATAAATAACTATTTTCCATACCCTGGGGAAGATAAATACTGCCTTTTTTTAGTCACTTCGCCTGTTTGAATTCTATTTATAGAAATGACTGTGAAAAGGATGCTGTGACAGTAGCAATCGTGAACAGTCTGACATCCCTCTACGCTTCCATCCcagtcttttctgttttgggTTTTAAAGCAACCACAGGCTATTGGGACTGCTTGGACAGGTGAGAAACTTGCATTTCCCGTGTTAGACTGTGGTTTCAATGCCTAACTACGTAATGTGTTACTTGAAAAACATGAATTTagagaatttattttcactgaaaaggaaaagcatctgTATGGAGGCTTctatagaaataaaaagtatCATGGCACTGAGGCAAGAATGATCAGGAGTAGCGTTTCTAAGAAGCAAGACAAATTATAAAACAATCTATTGCAAGTAGTGCATCAAGGATCACATCTCGGTCTCAGACTAGCATTAGAAGTAGTTAAAAAAATGACACCTCTTCATATTCCACCAGATTCACTAAATTATTAAATACATGTGGTAGAAATGGTGtggagaactgaaaaaaaaggaatagaatGTTTTAGAGACTGCATCTGCATACAGTGCTCAGGCTTGTATCTGAAAGAGAAGTCATTAAACGTCCTTAATATTTTCTCCtaactattttatatataaGTCCTCATTTAATATCTTCCTTATACTGTAAGTAACAGCGCAGAAGGTAAACAAAACTTTCTATTAATATCTGAATATATGTCATAGCATTTCCAGCCACACCATCTGCAAACATTTAAACTGAAGATATGTTGGTTTCTCTGACAGGAACATTATAAGGATCATCAATGAATTTGATCTTCCAGAAGAAAGCATCATGCGACAGAACTACACAGCCTGGATTAGTTTCCTAAATTCATCACATCCAGAAAAAATTGCTGGACTCAAACTGAAAAGCTGTGACCTTCAAGAATTTCTTGATCAGGTACCATAATTGCTTTCAACAAAATAACCCTTAAGCAAAAGATGTAGAAGAACTagtatcttcatttttcttataaGTACTTGAACTTCTACTCTACTTGTATTGGATATATTATACATAAtcatgaaacaaaacaatttttcaaaatttgtaAAAACAACACTGCGGTGGGACAGTCTGAACTCAAAGCTGCCTGGTACAGCAGGCAAAATTACACATTATTATCACAAAACTAGTCTTCAAAGGAGCTCCTACCTGGAGCCTACCATGGACACTAGATTAGTACAACAGAGGAAACACACCTAGTTGAAAGATTACAGAGAAAGGATGCTGAGTGGGAGTTTCCTAAATCCATATTTAGgaaagtctattaaaaaaaagaaatctatttaCATGTTGACTGTTTCCCTTCAACCACATATATAACGACCAGGAAGGTACCTTACCACAGTCTTTTATCCTTTCCTCAACTCTATCTTCCCTCTAGTCccctcccttctctttttcctcccctctgcaCAGAATCTAACAAAGATTTCATTTCTATTtgcccccagctcccctccGCCCACCAAAATACATCATGATCCTCTCCTTCTTTTACAATCCTCCTAAAACATTTTCCCCAATCACTAAACACAGGTGTTTCTCCCGTTTCCTTCTCCAACCTCATTCTACTTGCTCCAGTGATCCCACCCAATCCTGTAACTCTCATTTACTATTCACCCACTTGTACTGCCTTGTTACAAGTCCTTACCACCTAATGAGGAAAGAATAGGGCTGCGATTGGAGGagggaataagaaagaagtaagctgGAGAAAAGAATTACAATAAAATCTTAAGACAAAACAGTGGGCACATTTGCTAGAGACAGAGTGTGCTAATACACAAGAGCCTTAACACACAATGACAGTGAAACAGGCTGTTTTACTCACGTGACGGAGAAGTCCAAGGATGACATTCCAGCCCTGACACGAGTCGGTTTCTGTTTTGTCCAGCTTTCTCTGATGGCACCCATTTCTGATTTACAGTTTGACGTAATTTACTTCCAAATTAGAACAACATCAACACTTTTCAATGCTTGGATTTAAATATCTTTCACCTTGGGAGACTGAATTCAAATAAATCTGGCTGAAATGGGGTTTTTCACATTTAGCCTTTTCTGCCCTGGTAATTCCGGAGGGTTTTGTGATCCACAGTTCCCCAACTCTTTTTCTGTTAGAGTGGCAATCATACCTTTatttacatctttttctttccagcagctATTAcatcatagattttttttttttaaaacatatttaagttGGTATTAGCAAAACAATTGCTATTTCAATTACAACTCTCGGATCTGCTTTATTCTACACTCATCTTCCTGTGCAAGCTAAAATTCTGCTCTATGGTTGTCTACACATTTAAACATATTTAAGTTGGTATTAGCAAAACATTTGCTATTTCAATTACAGCTCTCAGATCTGCTTTACTCTTGATTCATCTTCCTGTGCAAGCTAAAATTCTGCTCTTTGGTTGTCTACACATCTCTAAGTGACCATTTAAAGTTGAAATCCCCACAAACACTCCATTTTCTCAATGTCTGGGTGCCACAGAGCCCCACAGGCTGACCAGCACCCTTGACTCCATGGAAGGACAAGAGTGTGTTCTAATTCTATACCGATGAGAAACTACATTTGCACCATtataatgtgtatttttatctGTATGTGAATTCTGCAGAGCGTATCAGGAACTGGCTTGGCTTTCATCGTTTTCACTCAAGCCATCATTCTCATGCCAGGCTCCCAGGCCTGGGCCATCCTGTTTTTCATAATGTTGTTCAGCTTGGGCCTTTCTTCTATGTTTGGGACCATCGAAGGAGTCTTCACTCCTCTTCTAGAGATTCAAGTTATATCTAAATCACTAACCAAAGAGCTTTTATCTGGTAagatctttgctttgctttgtgcaGAGAAGGTGGCTTCTTTATAGATGCGCAAACTGGAACCTGCTTAATAattatcacagaataattaagaATTTGTAATACAAACTTAGTTATCTCACAGTGCTCATAAGGGCAGCGGATTGTGTTTGCAGAAGATAAGCACACAGATGAGGTAGCAGTTATGGCAGAAGCTGTCAGATGACAGTATTATTAATATACTGCCCTTGCCAGTTCAGTTTTTATTTAGCTTGCAAGAGCTGTTTCAGTCTGAGAAAGCTTGTTAAATCGCTGTTCCTGGAGTCAAGTTCACTCTGAGCTATTGCAGAGATCAGGAAGAGCCTTGTCTCCGTTTGAGCCTTTGGCACTTAAAGTCGCTTTAGGGCAACATCAGCTGCTTTGCCATAACCACCTGTGCATGAACTTACTACATCGTCACCATCACACAACAGGTCATTCACCCCTATTTGATTCAGGTTTGTGCTGCTACAGattatttcacatttctgtgAACATGCCAGAGTAGGAAATTACCGCTCGGAAACTGCGGAGCGAGTGCGTGCGAGCCTGTACTTGCACCAAAGCGGGAATCTTTTCAAGCAGAGACAGTGACTGAACCCAACCTGCTCCTCAGGAACCAGACTCAGTGAGTCTGAGAAATCCTGCTGCAAAATTGGTCTAGAAAAATCGGTCCAGAAAAACTTCTGGCAGTTTGAAGTAATGGACTAACACTTCCACACAATGTGCCCTTCTAAATTCTTATGGTGAATATTGCAGTCATGCCTTTTTCAGGGTGGCATCTTATTGTATCCCTCCCGTTTTACAGCTTTTTGTGTAGAAACAAACTTATTTACAACTTGATAAGGTAACTGTAGTATTTTGAAACTGATTTTCCAGTTATGGAAAGCTTGTTGTAGCTccatagagagagagagaataaaaatcACTAGATCtagagcaaaaataatttagaacaAAAATATACTCACCTAGTTCAGTTCAGCATTTCAGTAccaaaaatatctttctttcttcaggtaTAATATGTCTAATATGCTTCCTCATTGCTCTGTGTTTTACACTGGGTTCGGGGAGCTACTGGATTGACATTTTTGACAGCTATGCAGGCTCGTTGCCTCTTCTAGTCATCGCCTTCCTTGAAGTGATTGGGGTTGCATATGTCTATAAAGTGAAAAGGTAAGTTGGAAACAGATGGAATTTTTTCTCCTAAgctgtaaatacattttcttctcaatCCATGTATGTTGCCTACAGGTATACAATATTCACTTATTTCTGTATGTAGCACTTAACAGTTCTGTGCATGTAGTTATCATTCTTTGCTTCAAGTCTCCTACACTGGTAAAACAGGAGGGATAATCTCTGCATACAACTTATGGAAGGGGGATCTTAAGTTTAAAGCTAGAAAGTCAACACTGCTTATAGTTCTTTGGCCAAGAGGGATTTGCACTGTCTTTCAAATATCCTCTTGTTACTGCCCTTTTGGCTTGTATActcttgtattttttgtttaccATTATCTTTTCCCTTCAAATTTCATAGTAAGCAACATCATAAAGTAGCTCCCCCATATTAAAAGGTTCAACCTGCCTGCTGAGAATCTCCATAGTCACAGACACTAATTGAATTCACTCTTTAGTTCAAAAATTTTTTGCATCCTTTGTATTTGTAAATGTCAGAAACCTTCTCTCTAATTCTTACTCTGACACTCGGATCATGAAGGTCCTGATATTTGTAGATCAATTTGTATACCATACAGACAACAAACTTATGATCAGCTAGTGCTGTTGCTTATCAAGGTGTTTCAGTATCATCCCAACTTCAGTCTTAAGAGAGGCTATGattttaaatataagaaaatgaagaaaaatcttcCCTCAGTAACAGCTGAAGTTCCTGCACTCAACTTTCTGTTAAGATCCTTGGAGCTTTTCCCATGTTAAAGGGTGATAACTTCCAGGCTACATCACCATAAACAATTATCACACATCCCTCTTGCTGCATATACAACTATAGCCTCAATCTTCCATGATGAAGCAGCAGCAATAAAATCTGGTTTCGCACGCTACAACAGACTGTGGATTCCACAGCAccagtattttctctgttctgctcGTATACACatactttttcctctttgttacTATGGGATATGATCACAGTCAAATCACTTTTTCCTAGTTCTCCAGAGAATTTCCAATACCTTCAGTTACATTAACAGAATTGAAGACAAAACTGGTGTTtgaacacagacacacacacatgccaCAATTCCTATTCCAGATTACAAAACTCTTTCCAACTTACTTGATAACCCATACCTATCAAGTATGAAACCTAGAACTGTATATCTACTGTCCATTCAATGTACAAAACTGTACGAGGTACACGTAAAAGATCAGCTCCGTGTCCAAACGACTGCCCCTACTGACTGCAGCGGAAGATGGCTCAGGTTGCAATAATTCTGTCCCTGACCTAACTTGAGTTGATTCAGTCTTCTTAATAACAACCTATGCTTGTGCTCTTGgcaattttgtctttttaaaacatttgattAGTTCTACAGACCAGCTCTAATATTTTCATCACTTATTTGTGCTTAGAAACCTTAGATTAGGTGCTCGGGTAATACAAACTAACAATGTAAATGGATCATTCATCCGTAGTGAGGATCAATAAATACCTACTTTAttgatattattattaaataactTACCACAGACTTAAATAAAGAAGG containing:
- the LOC102094065 gene encoding sodium-dependent neutral amino acid transporter B(0)AT3 gives rise to the protein MSKDLSVPSEIPKEDGRPKWDNKFQYILSCIGFAVGLGNVWRFPYLCQIHGGGAFLIPYFIALFFEGIPLLHLELALGQFLRKGSIGAWNTISPYLGGIGVGSWMVSVLVSLYYNTVLTWVMWYFVNSFQEPLPWSVCPLNKNRTGLNEECYESTAVNYFWYRKTLNITPDITESGTLQWWLILCLAACWAIVYLCTIRGIETTGKAIYVTAIFPYLVLTIFLIQGLTLPGATEGLAYLFTPNLYALKNPRVWLDAATQIFFSLSLAFGGLIAFSSYNPPKNDCEKDAVTVAIVNSLTSLYASIPVFSVLGFKATTGYWDCLDRNIIRIINEFDLPEESIMRQNYTAWISFLNSSHPEKIAGLKLKSCDLQEFLDQSVSGTGLAFIVFTQAIILMPGSQAWAILFFIMLFSLGLSSMFGTIEGVFTPLLEIQVISKSLTKELLSGIICLICFLIALCFTLGSGSYWIDIFDSYAGSLPLLVIAFLEVIGVAYVYKVKRFSKDVKWMTGRKPNLYWQITWRFVSPLLLIIVFMAFVTLQIQKPPSYAAWNPEYEGFPMKEEKVYPPWVRAICVLLAILPCMFVPLVALFHLIKRMCRSKDPNSVPLEVFSCQGANRNFSHPKEQIPIVSVCK